A genomic segment from Acidobacteriota bacterium encodes:
- a CDS encoding TonB-dependent hemoglobin/transferrin/lactoferrin family receptor, whose protein sequence is MLALWKSRGVLPPLQPSPRRSDALLQGPIRALTLALLWGSCVLAVPASAAAAPSPVGAGEESPSSAQETSVPQDSGAEEPSQPAASTSSQGPIFQGAVTVTATRSERAVEKTPGQIEVVDSQEIEELGYTGIADLTQFMPGVYVEGDLTRLGVSGFNIRGVGGNRVLTQIDGIPTAEQFDFGPFSVTQYSLDVAALERLEVVRSAGSALYGSDALGGVVSLVTRSPRSYLGSRPQYLGFRAGYDSRGDESSGTLVYARGNERWQGSVVYGHRDGHELDNQGEVATQDSSRTEPNPIDRRSDNLLAKVDFTPGDRSVLGLTLELFDAQAETEVFSSRAPGSPFASAILDSDGEDEQDRRRLSLEQSYVWESFAADSLVWKVYWQDAETSQRTVEIRDPAVGTALRDGLLAFEQDSLGLEVELFKSFDEDARRRLTYGALVRRDHWDGLRDRTETVIATGEPVPTTLALPTKYFPESTVEEVGAFAQAELELFGGRLNLIPGLRYDRFDLDPNENDQIFLDGNPGQPVPEGLVDEALSPKLGAVLALGGKVSAFAQYARGFRAPPMTAVNNGFTNQAGGYRTLPNADLQPETSDNFEVGLRASFARGSFSITAFENRFDDFIDTVTLGFNPFLGLIEFQPQNIDEVETSGIEVAGDLRLAKAWRIRGAYSSVEGDNVTAGEPLESIAPPRLVTGLRYVRPSGRWGAELVGTFVDSKDAEDLPSDSTQFQAPSYQVADLSAWFSLTSRLKLQVSGWNLTDETYWQWAYVRGQSAGSDALGRYTSPGRSFGIQLRASL, encoded by the coding sequence ATGCTCGCCTTGTGGAAGTCTCGCGGCGTCCTCCCTCCTCTTCAACCCTCTCCTCGAAGATCTGACGCGCTGCTGCAGGGGCCGATTCGGGCCCTCACGCTGGCGCTTTTGTGGGGCTCCTGCGTTCTGGCAGTGCCGGCCTCCGCTGCTGCTGCGCCGTCGCCGGTAGGCGCCGGGGAGGAGTCGCCGAGCTCGGCTCAAGAGACCTCGGTTCCGCAGGACTCTGGGGCGGAGGAGCCTTCCCAGCCTGCTGCCTCCACCAGCTCCCAGGGTCCAATCTTCCAAGGCGCCGTGACGGTCACCGCCACGCGGTCGGAACGAGCCGTGGAGAAGACCCCCGGCCAGATCGAGGTGGTCGACTCCCAGGAGATCGAGGAGCTGGGCTACACCGGCATCGCGGATCTGACCCAATTCATGCCCGGCGTCTATGTCGAGGGTGATCTGACCCGCTTGGGCGTCAGCGGCTTCAATATCCGCGGCGTCGGCGGCAATCGGGTGCTGACTCAGATCGACGGCATTCCCACCGCCGAACAATTCGACTTCGGCCCTTTCAGCGTTACCCAATACAGTCTCGACGTGGCGGCTTTGGAGCGCCTGGAGGTGGTGCGTAGCGCCGGCTCGGCTCTCTACGGCAGCGACGCCTTGGGGGGCGTCGTTTCGCTGGTCACTCGCAGCCCCCGCAGCTACCTGGGCAGCCGACCTCAATATCTCGGCTTCCGGGCGGGCTATGACAGCCGGGGGGACGAAAGCTCCGGCACCCTGGTCTACGCTCGGGGCAACGAGCGCTGGCAGGGTTCGGTGGTTTACGGCCACCGCGACGGTCACGAGCTCGACAACCAGGGTGAGGTCGCCACCCAGGATTCCTCCCGCACCGAGCCCAACCCCATCGACCGGCGCTCCGACAATCTGCTCGCCAAGGTCGACTTCACGCCCGGGGACCGCTCCGTTCTCGGCCTCACCCTGGAGCTCTTCGATGCTCAGGCGGAGACCGAGGTGTTCAGCAGCCGCGCTCCGGGGTCGCCCTTCGCCAGCGCCATCCTCGACTCCGACGGCGAGGACGAGCAGGATCGTCGGCGGCTGAGCCTGGAGCAGTCCTACGTCTGGGAGAGCTTCGCGGCGGATTCCCTGGTCTGGAAAGTCTACTGGCAGGATGCGGAGACGTCCCAGCGCACCGTCGAGATTCGGGATCCGGCGGTGGGGACCGCTCTGAGGGACGGCCTCCTGGCCTTCGAGCAGGACAGTCTAGGGCTCGAGGTGGAGCTCTTCAAATCCTTCGACGAGGACGCTCGCCGGCGCCTGACCTACGGCGCCCTGGTACGGCGGGATCATTGGGACGGGCTGCGGGACCGCACCGAGACGGTGATCGCTACCGGCGAACCGGTGCCCACCACTTTGGCGTTGCCCACCAAGTACTTCCCGGAGAGCACGGTGGAGGAAGTCGGCGCCTTCGCCCAGGCGGAGCTGGAGCTTTTCGGCGGCCGCCTCAACCTGATTCCGGGGCTGCGCTATGACCGCTTCGACCTCGATCCCAACGAGAACGATCAGATCTTCCTCGACGGCAACCCCGGCCAGCCAGTGCCGGAGGGGCTGGTGGATGAAGCCCTGTCGCCGAAGCTGGGAGCGGTGCTCGCCTTGGGTGGCAAGGTCTCGGCCTTCGCCCAATACGCCCGCGGGTTCCGCGCGCCGCCCATGACCGCGGTGAACAACGGGTTCACCAATCAAGCCGGCGGCTACCGCACGCTGCCCAACGCGGATCTCCAGCCGGAGACCAGCGACAATTTCGAGGTCGGGCTGCGGGCCAGCTTCGCCCGCGGCAGCTTCAGCATCACGGCTTTCGAGAATCGCTTCGACGATTTCATCGACACCGTCACCCTGGGCTTCAATCCGTTCCTCGGCTTGATCGAGTTCCAGCCGCAGAACATCGACGAGGTGGAGACCTCGGGCATCGAGGTGGCCGGCGACCTGCGGCTGGCCAAGGCCTGGAGGATCCGCGGTGCCTACAGCTCCGTCGAGGGCGACAACGTCACCGCCGGCGAGCCGCTGGAGTCCATCGCACCGCCGCGGCTGGTCACCGGCCTACGCTACGTGCGACCTTCGGGACGCTGGGGCGCCGAGCTGGTGGGCACCTTCGTCGACTCCAAGGACGCGGAGGACCTGCCGTCCGACTCGACTCAATTCCAAGCGCCCTCTTACCAGGTGGCGGATCTCTCCGCCTGGTTCTCCCTCACCTCCCGACTGAAGCTGCAGGTTTCCGGCTGGAATCTTACCGACGAGACCTACTGGCAGTGGGCCTACGTGCGCGGCCAGTCCGCCGGCTCCGACGCCCTGGGCCGCTACACTAGTCCTGGCCGAAGCTTCGGCATCCAGCTGCGGGCCTCCCTGTAA